A segment of the Chloroflexota bacterium genome:
GTGCCCCGCCGCGAAGAACGCCGCGAGTAGGCGCAGACCAGGGCGACTGAGAGCCTCGCCCGGCACACAGCATCTGGTACACTCGTACAAACGGTACAGTCGTACCAGTTCGTAGGTGATGCCGGCCGTCTCGGTGCTGGCATCTCGCGGTGGGGTGATCTCGTGGCATGGATGATGCTGCTCGTCGCCGGTCTCTTCGAGATCGGGTTTGCGCTCTCGCTCAAGGCGAGCGACGGCTTCAGCCGGCTCTGGCCCAGCGTGCTGGCGGCCGTGTTCGCCATCATCAGCCTGGTGCTGCTGAATCTCGCGCTCAAGTCGCTGCCCATCGGAACGGCCTACGCCGTCTGGACCGGCATCGGCGCGGCTGGCACGGCCGTTATCGGGATGGCCGTCCTCGGGGAGCCGGCCCTGGCCTCGCGAATCGGCTTCATCGGGCTGATCCTGGCCGGGGTCGTCGGCCTGCAGGTGACGGGCGGGCACTGACGGTGCCGCGCCCGCGACGTACGCCTGACGAGGCCCCGCCGCCGCCCGGCACGACGCCGCCCGGCACGACGCCGCGCGGGGCGGCCCGGCGGCAGCAACTGGTCGATGCCGCCACCGCGATTCTGGCCGCCTCCGGCTTCGACGCGGTCAGCCACCGCGCCGTGGCGACAGCGGCCGGCCTGCCCCTGGCCGCCACCACCTACTACTTCGCCACGCTTGACGACCTTCGAGCGGCAGCCCTCTCCCAGCTGGGTCGCGCGTACGTCGACGGCGCACGGCGGATCGCGGCCAGGATGAGGCCAGCGCAACGGACAGCGGAGGAGGTGGCCACCTTGCTGGTGGCGCTGGTGGCAGGGGACGGCCACCAGACCGATCCTGCCCACCTGCTGACGTTCTACGAGCGCTACGTGCAGGCGGGCCGGCACCCGGCCCTGCGCGGCATGGTGCGCGGGTGGACCGCCGAGCTGGGCCTGCTTGCGGGCGTCGTGCTGGCGCGCTCCGGCTACCCTGCTGACGCGGACCTCAGCCGTCTCCTGATCGCCGCGATTGACGGGCTGCTGCTGGACGCGCTCATCGACGGCGACGCGGCAGCCCCGGCTCGGGCGGCGGATGGGGTGGCTCGCCTGCTCCATCGGACCGTGCCGGCCGCCCCGTCCGCATAGGGCCTGCTTTGGCCGGGCGGCCTCAGTGCATCGTCAGACCGCCGTCCACGAAGAAGTGCGCGCCCGTCGCGAAGACGGCCTCGTCGGACGCCAGGAAGACGGCGATCCCGACGAGGTCGGCCGGCTTCCCGAGGCGTCCGAGCGCCGTGGCGCTGGTCAGCGACTGGCGGATCTCCTGCACGGCGAAGATCTCGTCGGTCAGCGGCGTCTCGGTGGCACCCGGCACGATGGCGTTGCAGCGGATGTTGTGCTGCGCGTAGTCCTTGGCGATGACGCGCGTCAGGGTGGTCACGCCGCCCTTGCTGGTGGCGTACGCCGTGTAGCCGGCCCCGTGCCCGGCGAACCCGGTCGGCGAGGCGATGTTGATGATGACGCCGCCGCCGTTCTGCATCAACGCCGGCAGCGCGTACT
Coding sequences within it:
- a CDS encoding multidrug efflux SMR transporter, with product MAWMMLLVAGLFEIGFALSLKASDGFSRLWPSVLAAVFAIISLVLLNLALKSLPIGTAYAVWTGIGAAGTAVIGMAVLGEPALASRIGFIGLILAGVVGLQVTGGH
- a CDS encoding TetR family transcriptional regulator — protein: MPRPRRTPDEAPPPPGTTPPGTTPRGAARRQQLVDAATAILAASGFDAVSHRAVATAAGLPLAATTYYFATLDDLRAAALSQLGRAYVDGARRIAARMRPAQRTAEEVATLLVALVAGDGHQTDPAHLLTFYERYVQAGRHPALRGMVRGWTAELGLLAGVVLARSGYPADADLSRLLIAAIDGLLLDALIDGDAAAPARAADGVARLLHRTVPAAPSA